One Stigmatella aurantiaca genomic region harbors:
- a CDS encoding UDP-N-acetylmuramoyl-tripeptide--D-alanyl-D-alanine ligase, whose amino-acid sequence MAARFSDADVLKATGAHRRGGTAPGSYPALSTDTRSLPQGCLFVALQGERFDAHTFLAQAQAGGAAGAVVRAGQALPELPADFPLYEVPDTLAALGALARFHRERFRIPVGAVGGSNGKTTTKEMVGAILATRGPALKTEGNLNNEVGVPLTLLRLEDSHVAAVIEAGMNRPGEITRLTRVIQPQAGLITVVQPEHLEGLGSLEGVAEAEGELFRELSPEAVAVVNLDDPLIPAQAAKGRGKRLTFGRSEGADVRLAHVETRGREGLALTVRTQGRDWAVRLHFIGEHNALNATGAFALALALGYSPEECVRGLESARPYARRLNVVDGLNGVTVVDDCYNANPASMAAALDTLRTLVGPGGRAVAVLGDMLELGPGELEEHTALGAQAAGKAQLVAFFGPRSEKGFQAASRLGEATAHFTEPGPLVDWLKSRLKVGDVVLVKASRGMRLERVVAALTGAAAPGGVH is encoded by the coding sequence ATGGCCGCTCGATTCTCCGACGCAGACGTGTTGAAGGCGACCGGGGCCCACCGGCGGGGTGGGACCGCTCCCGGGTCCTACCCGGCCCTCTCCACGGACACCCGCTCCCTGCCGCAGGGGTGCCTCTTCGTGGCACTCCAGGGGGAGCGCTTCGATGCGCACACCTTCCTGGCGCAGGCCCAAGCGGGCGGCGCCGCGGGGGCGGTGGTGCGCGCGGGGCAGGCGCTGCCGGAGCTTCCCGCGGACTTTCCCCTGTACGAGGTGCCGGACACGCTGGCGGCCCTGGGCGCCCTCGCCCGGTTCCACCGCGAGCGCTTCCGCATTCCGGTGGGGGCGGTGGGCGGCTCCAACGGGAAGACGACGACGAAGGAGATGGTGGGCGCGATCCTCGCCACGCGGGGGCCCGCGCTGAAGACGGAAGGCAACCTCAACAACGAGGTGGGCGTTCCGCTCACGCTGCTGCGCTTGGAGGACTCCCACGTCGCGGCCGTCATCGAGGCGGGGATGAACCGCCCGGGCGAAATCACCCGGCTGACGCGCGTGATTCAGCCCCAGGCGGGCCTCATCACCGTGGTGCAGCCCGAGCACCTGGAGGGGCTGGGCAGCCTGGAGGGCGTGGCCGAGGCGGAAGGGGAGCTGTTCCGGGAGCTGTCGCCCGAGGCCGTGGCGGTGGTGAACCTGGATGACCCGCTCATCCCCGCGCAGGCCGCGAAGGGCCGGGGCAAGCGCCTCACCTTCGGACGCTCGGAGGGCGCGGACGTGCGCCTCGCGCACGTGGAGACCCGGGGCCGCGAGGGGCTGGCGCTGACGGTGCGCACCCAGGGTCGGGACTGGGCGGTGCGGCTGCACTTCATCGGCGAGCACAACGCCCTCAACGCCACCGGGGCCTTCGCCCTGGCGCTGGCGCTGGGCTACTCGCCGGAGGAGTGCGTGCGCGGCCTGGAGTCGGCGCGGCCGTACGCGCGGCGGCTCAACGTGGTGGACGGGCTGAACGGCGTCACCGTGGTGGACGATTGCTACAACGCCAACCCGGCCTCCATGGCGGCGGCGCTGGACACGCTGCGCACGCTGGTGGGGCCCGGAGGCCGCGCGGTGGCGGTGCTCGGGGACATGCTGGAGCTGGGCCCGGGCGAGCTGGAAGAGCACACGGCGCTGGGGGCCCAGGCGGCCGGCAAGGCGCAGCTCGTGGCCTTCTTCGGGCCGCGCTCGGAGAAGGGCTTTCAGGCGGCCTCCCGCCTGGGTGAGGCAACGGCCCACTTCACGGAGCCCGGGCCGCTGGTGGACTGGCTGAAGTCCCGGTTGAAGGTGGGGGATGTGGTCCTGGTGAAGGCAAGCCGGGGCATGCGTCTGGAGCGGGTGGTGGCGGCCCTCACGGGCGCCGCGGCACCCGGAGGAGTTCACTAG
- a CDS encoding UDP-N-acetylmuramoyl-L-alanyl-D-glutamate--2,6-diaminopimelate ligase: MKLTDVLAGCGAEQVSGGRSSVDVTGVTQDSRRVKPGDLFVAVPGTKEDGAQYVGEAVSRGAVAVVSEKPVGSSQVPFFKVSSARKALALIAANFYGRPAQQLTLLGVTGTNGKTTTAYLLEAISTAAYASTGVIGTLGYKIGGKVVETANTTPDPLELHRIFREMVDAGVETVVMEVSSHALVQERVHGLTFKAAAFTNLSRDHLDYHKDLEEYFQAKRRLFGENLSATGVAVVNGDDTYASRVYNELRGQKRMAWKFSRQGAGEISAADVSFSLQGIKATLKTPAGDISIKSRLVGPHNLENILAAAGVALGAGIARADVKLGIERMGGLPGRMERVENYMPGPAPAVLVDYAHTDDALKRALEASRTLAKGRVIVVFGCGGDRDKGKRPLMGTAAAEGADLVVVTSDNPRTEDPEEIIAQVTPGLEKGGLRRISAGKAKSGEKGYLVDVDRRAAIETAVGMAREDDVVLVAGKGHETYQIIGTEKRQFDDREAATKALASRPPA, translated from the coding sequence ATGAAGCTGACGGATGTCCTCGCAGGGTGTGGTGCCGAGCAGGTGTCAGGCGGCCGTTCCTCGGTCGATGTGACGGGGGTGACGCAGGACTCCCGCCGCGTGAAGCCTGGCGACCTCTTCGTGGCGGTTCCGGGCACGAAGGAAGACGGCGCCCAGTACGTGGGCGAGGCGGTCTCCCGCGGCGCGGTGGCGGTGGTGTCCGAGAAGCCGGTGGGCTCCTCGCAGGTGCCCTTCTTCAAGGTCAGCAGCGCGCGCAAGGCCCTGGCCCTCATCGCGGCCAACTTCTACGGCCGGCCCGCGCAGCAGCTCACCCTGCTGGGCGTCACCGGCACCAACGGCAAGACGACGACGGCGTACCTGCTGGAGGCCATCAGCACCGCGGCGTACGCCTCCACGGGCGTCATCGGCACGCTGGGCTACAAGATTGGCGGCAAGGTGGTGGAGACGGCCAACACCACGCCGGACCCGCTGGAGCTGCACCGCATCTTCCGCGAGATGGTGGATGCCGGCGTGGAGACGGTGGTGATGGAGGTGTCCAGCCACGCCCTGGTGCAGGAGCGCGTGCACGGGCTGACCTTCAAGGCCGCGGCCTTCACCAACCTGTCGCGCGACCACCTCGACTACCACAAGGACTTGGAGGAGTACTTCCAGGCCAAGCGCCGCCTCTTCGGCGAGAACCTCTCGGCCACCGGCGTCGCCGTGGTGAACGGGGACGACACCTACGCCTCGCGCGTCTACAACGAGCTGCGCGGCCAGAAGCGCATGGCGTGGAAGTTCAGCCGCCAGGGCGCGGGCGAGATCTCCGCCGCGGACGTGTCCTTCTCGCTGCAGGGCATCAAGGCCACGCTGAAGACGCCCGCGGGGGACATCTCCATCAAGAGCCGCCTGGTGGGGCCGCACAACCTGGAGAACATCCTCGCGGCGGCCGGTGTGGCGCTGGGCGCGGGAATCGCCCGCGCGGATGTGAAGCTGGGCATCGAGCGCATGGGCGGCCTGCCGGGCCGCATGGAGCGCGTGGAGAACTACATGCCCGGGCCCGCGCCGGCGGTGCTCGTGGACTACGCGCACACGGATGATGCGCTCAAGCGCGCGCTGGAGGCCTCGCGCACGCTGGCCAAGGGCCGCGTCATCGTCGTGTTCGGCTGCGGCGGGGACCGCGACAAGGGCAAGCGCCCGCTGATGGGCACCGCGGCGGCCGAGGGCGCCGACCTGGTGGTCGTCACGAGCGACAACCCGCGCACGGAGGACCCCGAGGAGATCATCGCCCAGGTGACGCCGGGCCTCGAGAAGGGCGGCCTGCGCCGCATCTCCGCGGGCAAGGCCAAGAGCGGCGAGAAGGGCTACCTGGTGGACGTGGACCGCCGCGCCGCCATCGAGACGGCCGTGGGCATGGCGCGCGAGGACGACGTGGTGCTCGTCGCGGGCAAGGGCCACGAGACGTACCAGATCATCGGCACCGAGAAGCGCCAGTTCGACGACCGCGAGGCGGCGACCAAGGCGCTGGCGAGCCGTCCCCCGGCCTGA
- a CDS encoding penicillin-binding protein: MRDLKASRSVEPHARWLKLRVTLLGGLFLSLLAVAFGRAVFLQVYERDKLHGMAKDQYVRQIEIPARRGDIFDRRGAPLAQSVEVDSIWIDPSLLEDERKASRALAKALKLDAEELHARLARGKRFVWVKRQAKPQEVEAVKALGLPGLGFMKEPKRFYPQRELAAQVVGVVGTDGRGLEGLELGFDDELSGQNSRLSGLRDAKGRKLLMQGGALDPMERQGATVTLTLDRHLQYVAEKALSRAAEDSKAVGGMAVVLDPKTGEILALANYPRFNPNTPEQLDRGTLRNRAALDTFEPGSTMKSFVVAAALETRAIKTDELFYCENGSWRIGRHTINDTHPNGWLTAEGILQNSSNICTAKVAQALGRERLVRYYQEFGFAARSGLALPGEGKGVIPFPKAEVALATQSFGQGMTATAVQLAAAYGALANDGVLMRPYLVSKVVDPDGVVLLENRPLEVRRVVSSQTARRVVNMLESVVTKEGSAVRAAMEEYRVAGKTGTAQKADPVARGYSDKRIASFAGVVPAENPRAVILVVVDEPKTDVYGGRVAAPAFKEIATAAMAHLAVPPSRTAAPAVAEAPVAPPVAVKSPLSPKPLPEKPAVAEQEVQGDGTVRVPDVQGQAGREAVVKLLAAALEPQLLGSGRVVSQTPAAGSLVEKGARVTLDLAMRP, encoded by the coding sequence GTGAGAGACCTGAAGGCCTCGCGGTCCGTGGAGCCCCATGCGCGCTGGCTCAAGCTGCGCGTGACGTTGCTGGGAGGGCTCTTCCTGAGCCTGCTCGCGGTGGCCTTCGGCCGTGCCGTCTTCCTGCAGGTCTACGAGCGCGACAAGCTGCACGGCATGGCGAAGGACCAGTACGTGCGCCAGATCGAGATTCCCGCCCGGCGCGGGGACATCTTCGACCGGCGCGGCGCGCCGCTGGCCCAGAGCGTGGAGGTGGACTCCATCTGGATTGACCCCTCCCTGCTGGAGGACGAGCGCAAGGCGTCGCGCGCGCTGGCCAAGGCGCTGAAGCTGGACGCCGAGGAGCTGCACGCCCGGCTGGCGCGCGGCAAGCGCTTCGTGTGGGTGAAGCGCCAGGCGAAGCCCCAGGAGGTGGAGGCGGTGAAGGCCCTGGGGCTGCCCGGCCTGGGGTTCATGAAGGAGCCCAAGCGCTTCTACCCCCAGCGCGAGCTGGCCGCGCAGGTGGTGGGCGTGGTGGGAACGGACGGGCGGGGCCTGGAGGGGCTGGAGCTGGGCTTCGATGACGAGCTGTCCGGCCAGAACTCGCGCCTGTCGGGCCTCCGGGACGCGAAGGGGCGCAAGCTGCTCATGCAGGGCGGCGCGTTGGACCCCATGGAGCGCCAGGGCGCCACCGTCACGCTGACGCTGGACCGCCACCTCCAGTACGTGGCGGAGAAGGCCCTGTCGCGCGCCGCGGAGGACTCCAAGGCCGTGGGCGGCATGGCGGTGGTGCTGGACCCGAAGACGGGGGAGATTCTCGCGCTGGCCAACTACCCACGCTTCAACCCCAACACCCCCGAGCAGCTGGACCGCGGCACGCTGCGCAACCGGGCCGCGCTGGACACCTTCGAGCCCGGCTCGACGATGAAGTCCTTCGTCGTGGCCGCCGCGCTGGAGACGCGCGCCATCAAGACCGACGAGCTCTTCTATTGCGAGAACGGCTCGTGGCGCATCGGCCGCCACACCATCAACGACACCCACCCGAACGGCTGGCTCACCGCCGAGGGCATCCTCCAGAACTCCTCCAACATCTGCACCGCCAAGGTGGCGCAGGCGCTGGGGCGCGAGAGGCTGGTGCGCTACTACCAGGAGTTCGGCTTCGCGGCGCGCTCGGGCCTGGCGCTGCCGGGCGAGGGCAAGGGCGTCATCCCCTTTCCCAAGGCCGAGGTGGCGCTGGCCACCCAGTCCTTCGGCCAGGGCATGACGGCCACCGCGGTGCAGCTCGCCGCCGCCTACGGGGCGCTGGCCAATGACGGGGTGCTGATGCGGCCCTACCTGGTCTCCAAGGTGGTGGACCCCGACGGGGTGGTGCTCCTGGAGAACCGGCCCCTGGAAGTACGCCGCGTCGTGTCATCCCAGACGGCCCGCCGCGTCGTGAACATGCTCGAAAGCGTGGTGACCAAGGAAGGGTCCGCCGTCCGGGCCGCCATGGAAGAATACCGGGTCGCCGGAAAGACGGGCACCGCCCAGAAGGCCGACCCGGTGGCAAGGGGGTACTCGGACAAGCGCATCGCCTCCTTCGCTGGCGTGGTGCCGGCCGAGAATCCTCGTGCCGTCATACTCGTAGTGGTGGACGAGCCGAAGACGGACGTGTACGGGGGACGCGTGGCTGCCCCCGCCTTCAAGGAAATCGCAACCGCCGCCATGGCGCACCTGGCCGTGCCGCCTTCGCGCACGGCCGCGCCGGCGGTTGCGGAAGCACCGGTCGCGCCTCCGGTGGCGGTGAAATCCCCTCTGAGCCCCAAGCCTCTTCCCGAGAAGCCCGCCGTGGCCGAACAGGAAGTGCAGGGGGACGGCACGGTGCGTGTACCGGACGTGCAGGGGCAGGCAGGGCGCGAGGCCGTGGTGAAACTGCTCGCCGCGGCGCTGGAGCCACAACTGTTGGGCAGTGGACGCGTGGTATCGCAAACCCCCGCCGCCGGTTCGCTGGTGGAAAAGGGGGCTCGGGTGACGCTGGATCTGGCGATGCGGCCCTGA
- the ftsL gene encoding cell division protein FtsL, which translates to MSPVSSRNGASVGRVLLHLFPAVLLFALLAAVGILHVTSRVMVVDMGYRMSRAEAEGRSLTRENDRLKLELATLRAPSRLERAAREQLGMAMPSGSAVVALSPELPGTKRASARAEARTAPGVRVAGRGEAR; encoded by the coding sequence ATGAGTCCGGTGAGTTCCCGCAACGGCGCCTCGGTGGGCCGGGTGCTCCTGCACCTGTTTCCCGCGGTGCTCCTCTTCGCCCTGCTGGCCGCCGTGGGCATCCTCCACGTGACGAGCCGGGTGATGGTGGTGGACATGGGCTACCGGATGTCGCGCGCGGAGGCCGAGGGGCGCTCGCTGACGCGCGAGAATGACCGGCTGAAGCTGGAGCTGGCCACGCTCCGGGCGCCCTCCCGGCTCGAGCGCGCGGCGCGCGAGCAGCTCGGCATGGCCATGCCCTCGGGCTCGGCGGTGGTGGCGCTGTCGCCGGAGCTGCCGGGGACCAAGCGCGCCTCGGCGCGCGCCGAGGCCCGGACGGCGCCGGGCGTGCGCGTGGCGGGGCGGGGGGAGGCCCGGTGA